The following DNA comes from Bacillaceae bacterium S4-13-56.
TCTAATTGTTCTTTTTGTGGTGCTTTGGTAACACGTGTGCGACCTATGTTGAATTTTTTGTCACGTAAGTATAAGTTTATTACTCACAATGCTAAAATAAAGTCTAATACTTGAAGGTTTTCATAATAGAACCTTTGGGAAGAATAATAAGGGTAGATGTACGTGAAGGAGAGACAGAAATGAAGATTAAAAAACCTGAGCCGTTTACTTTTAAAGCGGGTAATCGGGCAGTTTTACTATTACATGGATTTACAGGACATTCAGCGGATGTACGGATGCTGGGTCGATTTTTGCAAGATAAAGGATATACGTGTCATGCGCCAATTTACAGAGGGCATGGGGCACCTCCAGAGCAACTTATTGAATCAAGGCCAGAGGAATGGTGGGAGGATGTTCAGAACGCTCTTAGTCATTTAAAAGAACTGGGCCATGAGGAAATTGCAGTAGCGGGGCTGTCCCTTGGTGGAGTTCTTAGTCTCAAACTTGCATACTCAGAGGCTATGAAAGGGGTAGTTACGATGTGTGCCCCAATGTTTTTTGATAATGAAGAGCAATTAACAAAAGGCTTTAAGCAATTTGCAAAAGAATATAAGCAACTAGAAAGAAAGTCAGAAGATGAAATAGAAAGAGAATTAAAGGAGTTAATGGATAACTCAAAAGAAGTTTTCCATGAGTTAGGTAGGCTTATTCAGGAAGTGAATGATAATTTAGACTTGATTTATACTCCAACATTTGTGGTTCAAGCACGGAAAGACCGAATGATTAATACGGAAAGTGCTCAATATATATATGAACACGTAGAGGCTGATCACAAGGAAATTAAATGGTATGAAAACTCCGGACATGTGATCACGATGGATCAAGAAAAAGAACAGCTCCATGAAGACATCTATCAGTTTTTAGAATCACTTGAATGGTCGGATAAGGAATAGATAAAGGAGTGAAACGATGAGTGAAATATTAAGGGAAAGAATCTTTTCACTAGTTGAGGAAGTTTCAAAGCCTGTTTCGGTGGAAGAAATCCAAGAGTCATTAGGGATGGAATCTTCTGATGATTTTAAAGAGCTAGT
Coding sequences within:
- a CDS encoding carboxylesterase, with the translated sequence MKIKKPEPFTFKAGNRAVLLLHGFTGHSADVRMLGRFLQDKGYTCHAPIYRGHGAPPEQLIESRPEEWWEDVQNALSHLKELGHEEIAVAGLSLGGVLSLKLAYSEAMKGVVTMCAPMFFDNEEQLTKGFKQFAKEYKQLERKSEDEIERELKELMDNSKEVFHELGRLIQEVNDNLDLIYTPTFVVQARKDRMINTESAQYIYEHVEADHKEIKWYENSGHVITMDQEKEQLHEDIYQFLESLEWSDKE